The following are from one region of the Arachis duranensis cultivar V14167 chromosome 10, aradu.V14167.gnm2.J7QH, whole genome shotgun sequence genome:
- the LOC107468140 gene encoding mannosyl-oligosaccharide 1,2-alpha-mannosidase MNS3 — protein MSNSLPYSKKDVDYDNAKFRHRSFSKVITQSFLTSNRKRDCFSCSTGKFLLLLLIFGVAYLMLTHTSPGDVVSKDQTIGNRNSEGISITNGAGRLKKLWRRAPRLPPRLPPDAKGTNNGIGHATENRDARSMWITRKQKVKDAFIHAWSGYKKYAMGHDELMPLSHHGTDGLGGLGATVVDALDTAMIMGIDEVVAEAGTWIEENLSDRISKKGQVNLFETTIRVLGGLLSAYHLSGGEKGMNITHAGPKPAVYLETAKNLADRLLSAFTASPTAIPFSDVILHDSSGHAAPGGLSSTAEVSTLQLEFNYLSSVSGDQKYSLAAMKVMDHIKTLSKTEGLVPIYISPHSGQFSGENYRLGSRGDSYYEYLLKVWLQSGASRDSNTSYLYDMYKEAMNGVRHLLVRKTIPNGLVFIGELPYGLNGDFSPKMDHLVCFLSGTLALGATKGLTREQAMKNNMLNFEDLENMKLAEDLAKTCFEMYAVTSTGLAPEIAYFHTEEYSEQDLDGGNKSSEYVNDIIIKPADRHNLLRPETVESLFVLYRITEDPKYREWGWQIFEAFEKYTKVDTGGYCSLDDVTSIPPHKRDKMETFFLGETLKYLYLLFADSSLIPLDKFVFNTEAHPIPIKLKS, from the exons ATGTCCAACTCTCTACCCTACTCCAAGAAAGATGTTGACTACGATAACGCCAAGTTTCGCCACCGCTCTTTCTCAAAG GTCATTACTCAGAGCTTTCTCACCAGTAACCGAAAGCGGGATTGTTTTAGCTGTAGTACTGGAAAGTTTTTGCTTCTGTTACTGATCTTTGGTGTAGCATATCTTATGCTGACACATACAAGTCCTGGTGACGTAGTTTCTAAGGATCAAACAATAGGAAATAGAAACAGTGAAGGTATCAGTATTACTAATGGTGCTGGTAGATTGAAGAAGTTATGGAGACGGGCTCCAAGGCTTCCTCCTCGGTTACCACCTGATGCTAAAGGGACTAATAATGGTATTGGTCATGCAACTGAAAATCGAGATGCCAGATCAATGTGGATTACCAGGAAACAAAAGGTCAAAGATGCTTTTATTCATGCTTGGTCTGGCTACAAAAAATATGCAATGGGTCACGATGAACTTATGCCACTGAGCCACCATGGAACTGATGGATTAGGGGGATTAGGTGCTACAGTAGTGGATGCTCTTGATACAGCTATGATAATGGGCATTGATGAAGTTGTTGCTGAAGCAGGAACCTGGATTGAAGAAAACCTTTCTGATAGAATTAGCAAAAAGGGCCAAGTAAATTTATTTGAAACCACAATACGGGTTCTGGGTGGCCTATTAAGTGCATACCATCTAAGTGGTGGGGAAAAGGGAATGAACATAACTCATGCAGGACCTAAACCTGCTGTTTATCTAGAAACTGCTAAGAATTTGGCTGACCGTCTGCTATCTGCTTTTACAGCCAGTCCAACAGCAATTCCATTTAGTGATGTTATTTTGCATGACTCATCAGGCCATGCAGCTCCTGGTGGATTGAGTAGCACAGCAGAAGTTTCCACTTTACAGCTTGAGTTTAATTATCTCAGTTCTGTATCTGGTGATCAGAAATATAGTTTGGCGGCAATGAAAGTCATGGATCACATAAAGACTCTTTCAAAGACTGAAGGACTAGTTCCCATCTACATTAG CCCTCATTCTGGTCAATTCAGTGGAGAAAATTACAGATTGGGATCCCGTGGTGACAGTTACTATGAGTACTTACTTAAAGTTTGGCTTCAGAGTGGAGCTAGCAGAGATAGTAATACATCGTATCTATATGATATGTATAAGGAAGCAATGAACGGCGTTAGACATCTTCTTGTTCGGAAAACAATTCCAAATGGATTAGTTTTTATTGGCGAATTGCCGTATGGATTAAATGGTGATTTCAGCCCAAAAATGGATCATCTG GTGTGTTTCTTATCTGGTACTCTTGCACTGGGTGCCACCAAAGGCCTCACAAGAGAACAAGCAATGAAAAACAACATGCTTAACTTTGAAGATCTGGAGAATATGAAGCTTGCAGAAGATCTGGCTAAAACATGCTTTGAGATGTATGCAGTAACTTCTACTGGTCTGGCTCCTGAAATTGCTTACTTTCATACTGAG GAGTATTCTGAACAAGATCTTGATGGAGGGAATAAGAGCTCAGAATACGTGAATGACATTATAATAAAACCTGCTGATCGTCATaatctcttgagacctgagactgTGGAGTCATTGTTTGTTTTATACCGCATTACTGAAGATCCAAA ATACCGCGAATGGGGTTGGCAAATCTTTGAAGCTTTTGAGAAATACACAAAGGTCGATACTGGTGGTTATTGTTCTCTGGATGACGTAACTAGTATTCCTCCGCATAAAAGAGACAAAATGGAGACTTTCTTTCTAGGAGAAACACTCAAGTACTTATACTTGCTTTTTGCGGACAGCTCTCTCATTCCACTGGATAAGTTCGTCTTTAACACGGAGGCGCATCCTATACCGATCAAGTTGAAGAGTTAA